The following coding sequences are from one Anolis sagrei isolate rAnoSag1 chromosome 6, rAnoSag1.mat, whole genome shotgun sequence window:
- the LOC132779116 gene encoding zinc finger protein 658B-like isoform X1: MSMLQLNVHKVNMEKKAHICTECGKRFRWHAHLKIHQRTHTGEKPYKCLECGQSFTQRAHLRSHQRTHTGEKPYNCLVCGQSFTHSGNLRSHQRTHTGEKPYNCLVCGQSFTHSGSLRSHQRIHTGEKPYKCLACGQSFTHSSGLRSHQRTHTGEKPYKCLECGQSFTHSSGLRSHQRTHTGEKPYKCLECGQSFTHSGSLHKHERIHTGEKPYKCLECGRSFTHSSSLHKHQRTHTGEKPYNCLECEKSFARRGTLRSHQRTHTGEKPYNCLECGQSFTESGHLRKHQRIHTGEKPYNCLECGQSFTNSSGLYSHQRTHTGEKPFKCLECGQTFTQSESLRRHQRTHTGEKPYKCLECGQSFTESGNLRNHQRTHTGEKPFKCLECAQSFTCSSVLRSHQRTHTGEKPLKCLECGQSFAEGGSLRNHQITHTGEKPYKCLECGQSFTWRGSLHSHQRTHTGEKPYKCLECGKSFTQSGSLRKHQRIHTGEKPYTCLECGKSFTQSGSLHKHQRIHTGEKPYNCLECEEFRSEWKSTFTSKDSHCGETL; encoded by the coding sequence ATGTCCATGTTACAATTAAATGTACATAAAGTCAACATGGAGAAGAAAGCACATATATGTACTGAATGTGGAAAGAGGTTTAGGTGGCACGCACATCTGAAaatacatcaaaggactcacactggggagaaaccctataaatgccttgaatgtggacagagcttcactcagagagcacatctacgttcacatcaaaggactcacactggggagaaaccctataactgcctggtgtgtggacagagcttcactcatagtggaaatctacgttcacatcaaaggactcacactggggagaaaccctataactgcctggtgtgtggacagagcttcactcatagtggaagtctacgttcacatcaaaggattcacactggggagaaaccctataaatgcctggcgtgtggacagagcttcactcatagttcaggtctacgatcacatcaaaggacgcacactggggagaaaccctataaatgccttgaatgtggacagagcttcactcatagttcaggtctacgatcacatcaaaggactcacactggggagaaaccctataaatgcctggagtgtggacagagcttcactcatagtggAAGTCTACATAAacatgaaaggattcacactggggagaaaccgtatAAATGCCTTGAATGTGGACggagcttcactcatagttcaagtctacataaacatcaaaggactcacactggggagaagccctataactGCCTGGAGTGTGAAAAGAGTTTCGCTCGGAGGGGaactctacgttcacatcaaaggacacacactggagagaaaccctataactgcctagagtgtggacagagcttcactgagagtggacatctacgtaaacatcaaaggattcacactggagagaaaccctataactgcctagagtgtggacagagcttcactaatAGTTCAGGTCtatattcacatcaaaggactcacactggggagaaaccatttaaatgcctggagtgtggacagacctTCACTCAGAGTGAaagtctacgtagacatcaaaggactcacactggtgagaaaccctataaatgcctggagtgtggacagagcttcacggagagtggaaatctacgtaACCATCAGAGAACTCACACAGGGGAAAAACCcttcaaatgcctggagtgtgcaCAGAGCTTCACTTGTAGTTCAgttctacgttcacatcaaaggactcacactggggagaaacccttgaaatgcttggagtgtgggcaGAGTTTTGCTGAGGGTGGAAGTCTACGTAACCATCAAAtaactcatactggggagaaaccctataaatgcctggaatgtggacagagcttcacttggAGAGgaagtctacattcacatcaaagaactcatactggggagaaaccctataaatgcctggagtgtggaaagagcttcactcagagtggaagtctacgtaaacatcaaagaattcacactggggagaaaccctatacatgccttgagtgtggaaagagcttcactcagagtggaagtctacataaacatcaaaggattcacactggagagaaaccctataactgCCTGGAGTGTGAAGAGTTTCGctcagagtggaaatctacgttcacatcaaaggactcacactgcgGAGAGACCCTatga
- the LOC132779116 gene encoding oocyte zinc finger protein XlCOF6-like isoform X2 — MKEKASQCLECGKSFSRRDSLHQHERAHTGEKHYTCLECGQSFTRSSSLHSHQRIHTGEKPYTCLECGKSFSLSSTLRSHQRIHTGEKPYTCLECGRSFSQRGHLHSHQRTHTGGKPYTCLECGQSFTESGSLHRHQKTHIGDKPYTCLECGQSFTQGGHLQRHQRTHTGDKPFKCLECGKSFARIESLHSHQSTHTGEKPYKCLECGQSFTKGGSLHRHQKTHIVEKPYTCLECGKSFTRSESLRSHQRSHTGEKPYKCLECGWSFTESGRLRKHQRIHTGEKPYTCLECGQSFTHIAGTCGFLEPPRHDEKQTGI; from the exons ATGAAGGAGAAAGCATctcaatgcctggagtgtggaaagagtttcagtcgGAGGGATTCTCTTCACCAACATGAAAGggctcacactggagagaaacacTATACATGCctcgagtgtggacagagcttcactcgtaGTTCatctctacattcacatcaaaggattcacacaggggagaaaccctatacatgcctggagtgtggaaagagcttctctcttAGTTCaactctacgttcccatcaaaggattcacactggggagaaaccctatacatgcctggagtgtggacggaGCTTCAGTCAGAGGGgacatctacattcacatcaaagaactcacactggagggaaaccctatacatgcctagagtgtggacagagtttcactgagagtggaagtTTACATAGACATCAAAAGACTCATATTGGGGataaaccctatacatgcctggagtgtggacagagcttcactcagggGGGACATCTACAAagacatcagaggactcacactggagataaaccctttaaatgcctggagtgtgggaagagctttgctCGCATTGAAAgcctacattcacatcaaagtactcacactggggagaaaccctataaatgtctggagtgtggacagagtttcactaagggtggaagtctacatagacatcaaaagactcatattgtagagaaaccctatacatgcctggagtgtgggaagagctttacTCGCAGTGAAagcctacgttcacatcaaagatctcacactggggagaaaccttataaatgcttAGAATGTGGATggagcttcactgagagtggacgtctacgtaaacatcaaaggattcacactggggagaagccctatacatgcctggagtgtggacagagcttcactcatattGCAG ggacgTGTGGGTTTCTGGAGCCGCCCCGGCATGATGAGAAACAAACCGGCATCTAG
- the LOC132769671 gene encoding zinc finger and SCAN domain-containing protein 2-like translates to MEEKAHKCTECGKRFTWHAHLKIHQRTHTGEKPYKCLECGQSFTRSSCLRSHQRTHTGEKPFKCLDCGKNFSQRGHLQRHQRIHTGEKPFKCLECGKSFADSGNLRSHQRTHTGDTPYKCLLCEQSFSWRDSLQQHERTHMGEKPYKCLECGQSFIQSSSLRSHQRIHTGEKPYTCLECGQSFTQRGHLQRHQRTHTGEKPHTCLECGQSFSESGDLRSHQRIHTGEKPYTCLECGKSFTQSGLLHRHQRTHTGEKPYKCLKCGQSFNNNSHLRVHQRTHTGEKPYKCLECGQSFTESGSLHRHQKTHIGEKPYTCLECGKSFTRSESLRSHQRTHSGEKPYKCLECGKSFTEGGSLRKHQRIHTGEKLYKCLKCGQSFTHSGSLHSHQKTHTKEGP, encoded by the coding sequence ATGGAGGAGAAAGCACATAAATGTACTGAATGCGGAAAGAGGTTTACGTGGCACGCACATCTGAAaatacatcaaaggactcacactggagagaagccctATAAGTGCcttgaatgtggacagagcttcactcgtaGTTCatgtctacgttcacatcaaaggactcacactggggagaaaccatttaaatgcctGGACTGTGGAAAGAACTTCTCTCAGAGGGGACATCTACAgagacatcaaaggattcacactggggagaaaccatttaaatgcctggagtgtgggaagagctttgctGACAGTGGAAACcttcgttcacatcaaaggactcacactggggataCACCCTATAAATGTCTGCTGTGTGAACAGAGTTTCAGTTGGAGGGATTCTCTTCAGCAACACGAAAGGACTCACAtgggagagaaaccatataaatgcctggagtgtggacagagcttcattcAAAGTTCATctttacgttcacatcaaaggattcacactggggagaaaccctatacatgcctggagtgtggacagagcttcactcagaggggacatctacagagacatcagaggactcacactggggagaaaccccatacatgcctggagtgtggacagagcttcagtgagagtggagacctacgttcacatcaaaggattcacactggggagaaaccctatacatgcttggagtgtggaaagagcttcactcagagtggacttctacatagacatcaaaggactcacactggcgagaaaccttataaatgcttgaagtgtggacagagcttcaataATAATTCACATCTACgtgtccatcaaaggactcacactggagagaaaccctataaatgtctggagtgtggacagagtttcactgagagtggaagtctacatagacatcaaaagactcatattggggagaaaccctatacatgcctggagtgtgggaagagctttacTCGCAGTGAAagcctacgttcacatcaaagaactcactcTGGGGAAAAACCTTATAAATGcttagagtgtggaaagagcttcactgaggGTGGAAgtctacgtaaacatcaaaggattcacactggggagaagcttTATAAGTGCCTaaaatgtggacagagcttcactcacagtggaagtctacattcacatcaaaagactcacactaAGGAGGGACCTTAA
- the LOC132779114 gene encoding zinc finger protein 420-like has translation MKEKASQCLECGKSFNRRDSLQLHERTHTGEKPYTCLECGKSFTQRAHLLRHQRTHTGEKPYKCLECGKTFTQRGHLHSHQRTHTGGKPYKCLECGKSFSHSSSLRSHQRIHTEEKPYTCLECGKSFSHSSSLRSHKRIHTGEKPYTCLECGQSFTQRGHLHSHQRTHTGGKPYTCMECGQSFTHSGDLSSHQRTHTGEKPYKCVECGQSFTQSSHLHSHQRTHTGVKPYKCLECGKCFTQSSHLRTHKMTHTGEKPFKCLECGKSFSRRDSLHQHERTHMGEKPYKCLECGQSFIQSSTLHRHQRTHTGEKPYICLECGKSFSHSSTLRSHQKTHSGVKPYKCVECEQSFTEGGHLRKHQRTHTGEKPFKCLECRKSFSRRDSLQLHERIHMGDKPYKCLECGQSFIQSSSLRSHQRTHTREKPYKCLECGKSFSHSSTLRSHQRTHSGEKPYNCLECGQSFTLRGNLRRHQRTHTWEKLYKCVECGQSFTHSGNLRSHQRIHSGEKPHESMEC, from the coding sequence ATGAAGGAGAAAGCATctcaatgcctggagtgtggaaagagtttcaatcGGAGGGATTCTCTTCAGttacatgaaaggactcacactggagagaaaccctatacatgcctggagtgtggaaagagcttcactcagagagCACATCTActtagacatcaaaggactcacactggggagaaaccctataaatgcctggagtgtggaaagaccttCACTCAGAGGGgacatctacattcacatcaaagaactcacactggagggaaaccctataaatgcctcgagtgtggaaagagcttctctcatAGTTCatctctacgttcccatcaaaggattcacactgaggagaaaccctatacatgcctggagtgtggaaagagcttctctcatAGTTCATCTCTACGTTCCCataaaaggattcacactggggagaaaccctatacatgcctggagtgtggacagagcttcactcagaggggacatctacattcacatcaaagaactcacactggagggaaaccctatacatgcatggagtgtggacagagcttcactcatagtggAGACCTATcttcccatcaaaggactcatactggggagaaaccctataaatgtgttgagtgtggacagagcttcactcagagttcacatCTACATAgtcatcagaggactcacactggggttaaaccttataaatgcctcgagtgtggaaagtgcttcactcagagttcacatTTACGTACACATAAAAtgactcatactggggagaaaccctttaaatgcctggagtgtggaaagagtttcagtcgGAGGGATTCTCTTCAccaacatgaaaggactcacatgggagagaaaccctataaatgcctcgagtgtggacagagcttcattcAAAGTTCAactctacatagacatcaaaggactcacactggggagaaaccctatatatgcctggagtgtggaaagagcttctctcatAGTTCAAcgctacgttcacatcaaaagacACACAGTGGGGTAAAACCCTATAAATGCGTTGAGTGTGAACAGAGCTTCACTGAGGGAGGACatctacgtaaacatcaaagaactcacactggggagaaaccctttaaatgcctggagtgtagaAAGAGTTTCAGTCGGAGGGATTCTCTTCAGCTACATGAAAGGATTCACATGGGAgataaaccctataaatgcctggagtgtgggcagagcttcattCAAAGTTCatctctacgttcacatcaaaggactcacactagggagaaaccctataaatgcctcgagtgtggaaagagcttctctcatAGTTCaactctacgttcacatcaaaggacacacagtggggagaaaccctataattgcctggagtgtggacagagcttcactctgAGAGGaaatctacgtagacatcaaagaaCACACACTTGGGAGAAACTCTATAAATGTGTTGAGtgtggtcagagcttcactcacagtggaaatctacgttcacatcagcgGATTCACTCTGGGGAGAAACCCCATGAAAGCATGGAGTGTTGA